The sequence tcttgttataTTAgattaatacaaatacattattcattatagatgattgtgctaatttacatgattcaaaagttagagagagttatgctatttagctttctcggggagacattttgaaataacaacatgggttttaaatcaaaaatataatttaattgtgaaagactttagggagaatataagatttttagttttattctacaataaagatagaaaatcaatgcagcaatcattggaagaaaatcaaattatgcCTACTGacttacatgatgaatatatgaatgaattaaaaagtaataaaggctAAAAATTACTTCTGAggcttcaatttccatatgaatataaatttataaaataaaatcctaatttggaatattatagaattttgaatGTGTATGAgtggatgagtggatgaattggatgaattggatgaatgaATGAGTGGATCCTAAATGATTCCCAAatgtatatttattgaatgttgctcttgaaaatatttttggaatataattttcgatttcagttttagatggatgtttatttaaaaattctctaaaatcatcatatttaagTTCAAATACGTTCATTGCATAAGTTACATTTGGTTTAAAGTTAtctaactttttcaatatggtaactatatcattactcgagaaatagaaatgtttttctgtaccaccgataatctaatatattcattttattaaatttcggGTTTATAATTAATGGATTTTCTATTACATTATTTGTACCTATATGTTTAATTGAGTATTTATGATTCAATTGTTCatcatatattacatattctttaattttttcacacCAAGACTTAAATACCTGTATTACATGGGATGAATCATTTCCACCTTTGGTTTTTAATTTACAATGTTTTGACCAATTAGCCTTTGATATACACTTATTAGAGAAGGCACAATAATTTTGATCCTCTttgcatttatctttatatatattggcatatgtttttactaattgtaaaatatgatcatCTTTTTTGACGTGCAAtagataatcatcattattatcaaaatcttcttcacaatacatacatctaattatatcttctattttagattcaatgttatcttcttttttagattcaatatcatCTATTTCAGTATGAgtattatcttcttttttatttcaatattgtcttctttttttcaatattcttattaTTAGATGAATAAGGTATATTATCTATattaccattattattatcttttttatttatatcattattacgttcaattagatattctttgtattgatttaattaatttaataGAAATGTtccaatatattcatttattcttttataaggtattacataatacaaatcatcattgatttctttatcagcTTTGATTCTTTCATATAGCTTAccttcatccatttattatagacttttttattaaaactgaaattttaatacataacactatttaattgagaatttacaatgtttaattgcgcgtcagatataatataaatgcgcattttgaaatttttgattccttttttctttgtcatgaataattgtattccatctttagtgttctgtagttttttaccagaaccatgtaataaattatcttcagttgttctaaaatctaaccatagtgcatatttattaccggtatgataatcaatttgattaatattacaattgtcaaatgattttactttttcattcataaaatgttttctaatttctggccattgatcaatcattctcattccttgacagaatattttatttgctataccttcgatagttatttctacttataaaatttcaggattataataattatcaacatttattgcgccattagaatatgttgcaatggtaaaaaatattaatatgcctttaatagatcttcttgggaaattaatattctcattaattatttcatcacttgcattaatagttacatttttaaatttatcaatataatcatataataatgaaaatccttgattgtatcgagtttgaattatgcttgaaatattttcatcagttactgtatcatattctaaacatatattcgataatttatatcccATCTTTAACTACActtgataatacaatttcattaacaggagcaaatgttatttcaaatataatatcttcttgaattgcatatttatataaaggtgcactattatttatcaattcaaagtctaacggaattttatatttgcttccataaatctttttgatcAAATTATCTGCAGAATTagttattattgcattattagcttcaaaacttaatttattatggttttctgattggatgcctcgaaatatcatattatttctattttcttttgttaaccataaatctttataatgcataaataaattataatcatctaatgagaaaactgtttctggaccaatctttaaagttaattttttaatcaaatatcttccaacaaatacttttatatcagctgataaataaatactatttggaacataaaaggtattttgtgttaatctcggGATTCTagcatataaagtttcatcagggtcaatattagaaggattatgagtaataatatgatgagatctttctgctttaatagcattagatattctagaactcttagaaggatttatataacttccactcatttatttaacaaaaaaattaatcatttattttttatcatattaacTAACCCataaataattgcacttacaactgtaattaaaaataagataatatgttcagcagcaaagttaataatatttccagcagattttaataaaaaaccaacaattgatgctataactccgggtaaagctgcagcagattttttagatagttcccatagatatcttgctaatttctttaaaccatctttaactttatcttgtatagaattattattatttggtgGTTTATCAGGTGGTTTAAGATTTGGTGtatatttttatgaatttgatattgctaaacctattgttgtaaatatcatagttacagctgttagaattgaaagaattgttataccttctagtttaaataataatcttattctgtctttcaatgatatttcagaatttggttttattattaaatctttaaaaataacttttaatcttttaatatgattaagttcatatgatttcaataatatatctctttctttttcctgtaattctttgttatattttaaatcatcaatttctttttctaaagctaatTTTCTGCATTCATATTCaacttcatcaattacttgaagatctttatttaattctaattgttttaattcttcatttgcattagttaattctttttctaacatggttattttagaaaatctcatcttaatattagcaatttcaccagctgattcttgcatacctttaatttatCTACgttcaggaaatatttttaattgttcttcatttaaatcaagtaatccctTTTTAATAAAGATTGCATTCGATTTGTCCCAGTTTCAGTACCAGGTGTATCTAAAACactaatcatattttcttcaaatgaattcattgtatCCAGTAAGTTATCTAAATGTCTTCCTAagtgtaattgacttgaaacattatcaatttgttgaatataacttctcgatgtttctggtgttgaagatcttaatttatctgcaaactcttccatttctggatcaacataAGTAGGATttgaatttggatttttaaatggtgaatatttgttaatatcaatattcttaATTGGtccttcttcatttattctatcgattgcattccatatagttctgaaaaattctgaaccaccttttgaacgttcaattgtagatcttgctagcattccaggttcaaaaatattttcttgtcccattctagataattgtattgatgcagttttgttatttaattcaacattataataccatgaatcatttttaaattctaaattattcatgaaatgtggatcatcttttaaaatttgcaTTACAACACCTtctgtatcaatttcatctattacaacttttggtaataattcgttaacaattgtatctaTTACTCTACTtttcattccatataattGATCTTTCAAATAAGGATCAGTTGTATTtactaatttattcattaaatcttttcTAAATGTTATGGGTTTAATAACTTTCCTATTGGGAGCTGTCATattcttcaaattcttcacGCGTTTCGTAATCAATTAcaccatcatcttcatcagctaaactagaattatatgatggatcatcatcttcacctacATTAGTACTATGCTgatccatcatcattatcaatattagtttcattaaaatcaggtttTGGTTCATCAGGTATAAatccatcattattatttcccatttctcccatttcataagcttctccaccttctacatccatttacaaaataaaaaaattaaaatttaaaatataatattcctcctattacaattcctatacaagttatagctaatttagtattttcatgtgatttattattattattagttttaattatttcatgttgaataatatcagtttttatattttctgatgtattgtaatcttttattttagaatcattatccaatttaatattcttagttttagtttctgttgattgaatatgtttttttcaccttccattaattttagagcagtaataatctttttatttatgtaattcaatccaaatgaattatttattgttgcagtcttaattaaattattataaccaattatatttcccatttttaaaactaaatcattagaaataattaataaattagggcctatacaataatttgatctaatatgtgatttatctaaataattttggtacctaactatattttctggaatcgatctattattatcattatgaatggaatcttcaaataatactttaaattgtttctgcgcgtCAAATGAagtattatcatttccaactattggtgatcttgtttcaacctgTGCACCTagatacatatcaaataagttctgattttgtaaaaccttcactattttctaaaataaaattaatctatccattattgttttgttgttgtatattataataatattttggtaattcattccaatttagtgttcttatatctgtatttgttttaccaaattctttagtatataatattcctaatccacccattgtaccaagttttgctctaaaatcattatttgaataaacattacatattttataaaactcagaaaaattaaaattattatttagttcATTAAAGTATTTTAAACCTGGTAAAGGgcactctaattcatctaatattaattttaattgaaaatatgtatgaaatctaaaaagtgataatatcaatggtaaacttggtttatttaaatgatcattccaacttataccacacCCTGTTGGTGCACAATAAACTgcgaaaataaattggttctgccagtacttcatattagattttaataaccattgttttgcctcatttaaatttttaaaattaaatacgtaaatattgaatatattttccatctttgcattaaaattattagtttcagtaacataaatatcttaattaattaatgaatctaaaacttcatttctatatgaaatatctttattaaaatctattgcaggaatattatgtttaattgatttattatattggaaagcttttggaaaactatctacaatttatataataaaaaaactaataattaattaattctttttataatttatcttgttcttcaactgttatgtTACCATTTAAACGTATTATATTAcctaatgtattttttaatttaattatttcttttatattacattttattttttctttgtaactttttatatttaattttaaacTTATGCCGGTTAATACAATTGATGATAATcttaacacaccaattgatatagctaaaggtgttaatggactgaatattgctataaatgttataacagaactaattgtaactgaaccactaataataaaataatatataattttagattttaaatattttttctttttttatcattaagtcactttcaaattctaatatttgtttttccaaatataattttaatttagttttatttatatcatgaggaatactatcaatattatcaactttatcatccatttatatagcaaaaaataatatataattaattagtaaatttatatgcaacaaatataacaataactgttccacctaaaatccaaattatttcatatttctgttgttctttacttggtgtATAATAATCACATAATTatggtttgtatagatgtaatttttctttatttgttactgcgttatataaactcatagcttcatctactgattgaaaatctctatgtgaaatcttctgatcatataattctttgttaatataatccatatagttttgtctattttctctatattcttctgctgctttattatactTTTCTAATGCAaaattatgtcttttttgttctgataatgatccatttttatcaatatgcttaaataaataaccaccaccagtaaatgctaaagcgttaacaattgccgatcctataatagttataattgcagatgccatttatttagtaaaaaaattacgcatttatataggaggaatatatttctgtttttctaaataatcaattgttagattagataaagttactgctaatgttaattttgatatatcatttatatcaaatctatcaccattaacacttcccattctaaatactttttttaataccattgtataaccaacagttccaactgatagtaatgctccattatataatccagttattatccacttattatcactcatttatttataaaaaaaaatcaccttcttcaaaatatttagttatcttatttatgattaattcaacatttatttcattactacttttatgattatcatatatttcacttattatttttctaatatcatcaataataaaatcttcatctaattcataaaatcttaatgacACTCcaattaaatcaataatcttttctacattaaaagtttctttatttattgttttttcatactcaaatgttgtttcatgaaaaaatgcaatatttttaatatgtgtaattacatcatgttaaatttcatttctttctcacgtttaaaatcaaatccaaaacatatactcggtcctactcaactgtgattggatagattaatactcaactgtgattggatagagtaatagggaatactcaactgtgattggcttgagtaatactcaactgtgattggctaaTTTAGTTTTCTAGATGGATggttctagaatcaacatgtATTACGCAATACTCAACGTGTTGAGGCTTGTAAATTTATGAGACTCGTGATTATATAGAAGTAATAGGGTATTAGTTGTTCTATAACAAAGGTTGAGGGGtcggaaaataaattcgagtgcgcgagaatttatttttcgacccttcgacctttggtatagaACAACTAATACCCTATAACTATCAATTCGATAGTTTGAATATGTTATTACGTGTTACAGCTATCGTGAAACTGTTCGTAGAATTGGCCGCACAACACCCCTTGCCGTCGTTCTATGCGTTGTTAAAATGGAGAAAAACCGCGTGGATCAAATGCGTTCAGTCAAATGATTACACTGAAGAATTAACGAAACTGAAACTGGATCAAAGAAACAGTCGGATAAAGCAACTTGATCTATTTTTGGAAGATGGTTTTGTTAAAAGCTAAAGGGCGATTAGACAACGCTTCCTTGGAAGATTGCGCGAAGCATCCGATTGTTTTACATCCGAAGAATGCATTTACGAAGTTGATAGTAACTGATTTACGTGCGAACCCTGTACATAAAAACTTAGCGTGTACGATGGTTAAAGTTCGTGAAAATTACTGGGTCCCGACTCTTAGACAACTAGCAAAGAACATCATTAATGAATGTGTTCCGTGTAATAGGGCCGATGGAAGACCCTATGCGAAACCCGTTCCAGCACCGCTTCCGGAATTCCGAGTACAACTTACTCCACCGTTCACTACGACCGGAATCGATTTCTCGGGAGCAGTTACCGTTCGGAAATCTGATATTGTGAATACTGAGCAGGCGTACATTGGCTTATTCACGTGCGCGGTCACGAGATTTATTCACTTGGAGTTAGTCCCTGTTATGTCGGTTCCCACATTTCTGTAAGCGTTTCGGAAGTTCGTTAGTCGTTGCTCAACACCAAAGTTAATGGTATCGGATAATGCGCAAACGTTTCTTGCGACAAAGAATCAGCTAGGAATGTTGGAGAGGTTCGTTGCTGAGCATGGCTGTAAATGGGACTTTATCCCAAAATAAGGCCCTGTGGTTTGGTGGCTATTACGAACGTTTGATAGGCCTTACGAAATCTGCGTTGCGTAAAGTTTTGTGGAAGACAAAACTAGAGTTCTTCGAACTGGAAGCGTTATTGAAAGAGATAGAAGCGATAATAAACGACCGGCCGTTAACCGCGATCTCTTGTAGCGTTGCAGAACCAGAACCGTTAACTCCGTCGAGATTGTTCCAGGGTCGTAAAAACCAGAACCGTTAACTCCGTCGAGATTGTTCCAGGGTCGTTGCGTTACCGCTATGCCGTATCCGCGTATTACGTCGGAGGACATTGAGGATCCAGAATATATAGCGGGTGTAGATAAGCGTCAAATGTCAGAAAGATTAGAGCAACGTTCTTTGTTGTATAATCAGTTTTCTGATAAATGGCGAACTGAATACTTGTTATCCCTACGCGAGAAGCACACGCACTCCGGGGTCCGTTGGGACCAGGGGATTAACGTTGGAGATATCGTGTTAATCGAAGTTGAAAATCTTCCGCGTACACGTTGGAAACTTGCTGTGATTATTGGTGTTAATTTCAGTAACGATGGTTTGATCCGCTCTGTTAAGTTACGCACACAAAATGGCGAAACTACGCGCCCTATCTCCAAGCTCTACCCGCTAGAAGTTTCAGCGGTAGAGTCCGTTGCGCCCCAGGAGGACATCTCAATCGATGCCGAAATAGTAAAAGGTTCGGATCGACCGAGAAGACGAACCGCAGTTGCTGCTGAATCGAGGATCAAATGTACGCTGAACGATGATAATTAACATTATTATAAAATTGGTGGTAGTGTTGTATTATAGTACGTTAACTCTTTGCCGCCGCAGTGTCGGCGAGTCCGCCGCTTAAATGGTTGTTGTACGTTTGACGGCACGCAAGCTGCCCGCCCCTCATCTCGCTCTTTCAATCTGTGTAATGGATTATGTTGTGATTTGTAAATAAACTGTCGTAAATACTGTATTAGAGTCTCCTACTTTCTGTCCTGCAAACGCTGACAGACTGCGTCCACGAAGCGATGCGACGATCTCGAGTATTATCAGCCGCTGCCGCAACCGATCTTCGAACAGACCGGGGAAGAAATCcgcgaaatcatcgaaaatatggCTCGACGAAAAATCATCCAGCAAAAAACCGCCGATTATCTCTTACCGCCGGACAATCCGAAACAGAGGCAGTTCTATCTGCTTCCCAAAATCCATAAAGAACGCGACAAGTGGAAGGTACCCGACCGCGTACCACCGGGGAGACTGATCGTCTCCGACTGCGGCTCCGAAACCTACGAAATTTCGGAATGGATCGACTACTACTTGCAGCCGATCGCCCGGAGTCACCCGTCGTACGTCAAAGATACCAACCACTTTCAAGATATTTTGGCCGGTAAACAATTTAGCGCCGATGCGTTACTCGTCACCATGGACATCGATTCGCTATACACCAACATCCTCCACGAAGAGGGTATCGCCAGCATCCGGCAAGCTCTCCGAGATAACCCGAACCTTGACGCCCGGATGCCGAGCTGCTGAAACTACTCGAAAATAGCCTGAAGAAAAACgactttaactttaacgaaAACACATATCTACAGGTAAAAGGTACCGCAATGGGTAAGCGTTTTGCTCCTTCTGATGCCAATATCTTTGTAGCCGAATGGGAAACAGAAGGTCTGTCCAGAAGCGAACTCCAACCATCGCTATACGCTCGGTTCATCGATGATATCTACATGGTTTGGGAACACGGCCGCGAAACGTTGATGCAATTCATCGACGTCCTACCCCCACAAACAGTGAGCCGATCCATCAAACTCAAGTTCGAAATCAGCGACACCAGCGTCAACTTCCTGGACGTGGCCACTTTCAAAGGCCCGCGATTCGAGACAAGTGGTATAATAGACACCAAAGTCTACTTCAAACCAACCGATTCGCATCAATTACTACATCGATCTTCGTTTCACCCTAAGCGCACATTTTCCGCTATAGTTAAAAGTCAAATTCTCCGGTTCCGGCGCATCTGCAATAACGATTCGGACCTACACGCAGCGTCCGGAACCGTCCTTAAAGTACTCAGAGGTCGTTGCTACAAATACCGCGAAGTGCGACACATCAAAAGCCAAGCTCTACGACACCACGCCGAACGGAATCAACGAGAACAACAACGGGCCAACGAACCGCCGAAAAAGCGTCTACCGCTTATCTTACCTCACTCCGGAGCCAACCGTACCCTAGCCCGTAACATCCGAACCAGATTTACGGAACTGGCTACGGCCACCGGCCGGTCGGACGAGGTAACCACGGTTACCGCCTACACCAAGCACAAGAGTCTCAAAGATCTCCTAACGTCGTCGCAGCTCAAACCCATGGAGCCACCCCCTCCCCGAGTCCCCTCTTCATCGCATCTTAACCGAAATACTTCCGTTGTTcccaattcttctatttccaggtcTACTCAAAGAACCCCGTCAACCCTACGTCGAGGCACCAAGAAATGCAGAACACCGAGATGTCGCACGTGTCCACTCatccgagaaacaaccgtttgccgcagccacaacaaaatgcacGCGATCCGCAGCACAATTAATTGCGCGACCCGCGAAATTACATACTGCATCGAATGCACCAAGTGCAACATGCTGTACGTCGGCCAAACCGGAATGTCTTTTCGAGAACGTGTCACACATCACGTCTCACGTATCAAAACGAAGAATTCGTTTCGTGTGTACGGTCTCCAACACCTACCAGGCTCGACGAGACCGATCCGCGAAGCAGCCGAACAAGACTGGACACGAACAAGCCCCGTGGCATCAACGTCCCGTAGACTGCCTCACcacaaaaattaattcaaacttttctttacagggataacccgctgcccgtgcactAGTGGGGTCTCCAAACCTTCGGTTTGGTCCCCTTACCCTTAACTCTAATCCTAACCACGGTTTCGGATCATTTGTTCCGTCATGATGTTCTGGTTTCAGCTCGCTTACACCTTTTGGCACGATGATTATTTCATCGTCGCTATCATTTTCATCCTCCGGCTCTACAGCCGGATTGGCTGGTTCCACGGCCGGTTGCTGTCCCGCGTTTGCCATGCCCAACAGTTGTGCTTTTCTTTTAATGGGTTGGTTTTAAAATATGAACCAGTTTCTACAATTCGATTCAAAGTTTTTTATaatgtatttttaatttttataataCCTCTAGCTTGGCGGCAAGACCGGAATTTTGCCGCTATTCTCTACCAGTGttggtgatggtgatgatgtATGGTGATGTTTATCAACCCGTGTTGTTGATCCGGGTTGGGTTCTCCGACTAGCGTTGTAGTAATGAATCCCTCGGCGATGTGGTGCGGGATCTGTCTTTGGGCCGGATCTTCAGTCCTCGTTCTTGATTATCTTCGAAGGCTCTCGTATATAACTTAACGACTTCTTAAATTATATATTCGTTTACTATCTCTTGACTAGATGTATACAAGATCATTCCCGGAGCTCCCGGGCTCACTAAAACCTCCCGTTTATATTATTTTCTCTTTAGTAACGTGTGCAGGCCCTCTTCCACACATGGCTTGGAACACGTGGCTTGTGACGTATTCATACGTCACAACATTCCTCCCATCCATGTATGGGCGATGACGTACCTGCACACGTTACAATTATCTATGAATATCCTTTTGCACTCATCAGAGTCCAAGGCCGCACCATATTTGGTTTTCCTACTTAGACACATACGTCACTTCCAGACatgtttatttatattttttctatttctttctcatgtttatGTATGACGTACGTATCCACGCAGGATGTCTGCACTGCTGACCATGAACGCCAGCTTCCGTACATTACTTGTTGGTATAGTTTAACTGCTGATAACTGAAACCTACTAATATGTTCCCTGAAAGCTTATCAAAGCAAACGGAAACCAGGCTTTCTTTGTACGGGACAAACTCGTTATCCGCGAAAACCGTGACCGCATACCGATGGACAGCCACTAGAAACCAGCGGAGGGACTATGCGTACAATTCGTAGACCGGACTGTGCTCGTATCTCGAAGTTGTTGTTAtgttattgaatttgtaaataagTGTAAATCTATGTGACAGTAATCCaaatgtaaatagaaatatcgTTGGCTCCGATGCAAATTCTCATACGGTAGATACATACCCTGATGTAAATAGTATCATTCATGTACCTGATGTAACTCCTAAAATTGTCACTTCTGATGTAAATAAGCAAAATGTTGACACTTCTGATTTAAATAAGCAAAATGTAACTAGTACAGCAAACGCAGCAAACATAAGTGAAACGCCTTGTACCAAATCATCATTAAAGTTTTCTACACTGAATTTATGTGGCCTTATAGCTAAACTCGATATCCCTGAATTTAGTGAATTTGTTAGCAATAATGACAATGTCTCACTGAAACTCAGTTAGAGATGATGTAGACGGTAACTTAGGTTGTAGCTTGCCCGCCTCCCATATGGCGCACTTTAAAAATaggaaaaagttttcaaaaaagGATCAGGTGGCGTCGGTATCATATATAGGAAgttcttgaaaaataaaataaaaccagtTTCGACCGACTCTCAGTTCGTATCTTGG is a genomic window of Tubulanus polymorphus chromosome 5, tnTubPoly1.2, whole genome shotgun sequence containing:
- the LOC141906252 gene encoding uncharacterized protein LOC141906252, coding for MVLLKAKGRLDNASLEDCAKHPIVLHPKNAFTKLIVTDLRANPVHKNLACTMVKVRENYWVPTLRQLAKNIINECVPCNRADGRPYAKPVPAPLPEFRVQLTPPFTTTGIDFSGAVTVRKSDIVNTEQAYIGLFTCAVTRFIHLELVPVMSVPTFL